One window of the Rhodoflexus caldus genome contains the following:
- a CDS encoding ABC transporter substrate-binding protein, with amino-acid sequence MRNKLSDKASYLLRFVLYVSAFIALYGCSPSQRQEEPSGPREAKGGRFYGGVLRINETEYIKTLYPPAIVDVYSYRVANHIYEGLFKFDQTNMEVVKSLADTFEIDPTQTIYTFQLKKGVFFHDDPAFEGGKGRELTAEDVKYCFTQLCTQSPDNQSFHLFDGIIKGAKEYYNASAGGKKPDFEVEGIKVLGKYTIQLFLERPYSLLLSNLARSGGFIFPREAYEKYGNEMKFKAVGTGPFILKNIDDNNSITLKRNPNYHRKDRFGNQLPLLDGVYIQFIREKRTEFFEFKKGNLDMMYRLPTDYIIEILEEAESDPDGGISKYTLQREPETQTQFYSLLNIHPVFKNVNVRKAFSFAIDRKEILDRVLNGEGYEAGLYGLTPPSFRWYDIHKIKGYDFNKDSALYYIAKAGYPMGRNFPKITLDLNPEGERHTLVATEVQRQLKEVLNIDIDLNVVTHSDITDKCLSGNYAMIRLSWVADFPSPENFLWMFYSKQSTFKAGENTYPNIPRYYNPKFNENYEKALAAPNIEEQTKYFQAAESIMMQDAPIIVLWYDECYRLLQQHVENLPNNPMQYRDFSEVYLKPKATNTQNKEAK; translated from the coding sequence ATGCGAAATAAGCTCTCGGATAAAGCATCATACCTGTTGAGGTTTGTTCTTTATGTATCAGCATTCATAGCTTTATACGGCTGCTCCCCTTCACAGCGGCAGGAAGAACCTTCCGGCCCTCGTGAAGCCAAGGGCGGCCGATTCTATGGCGGCGTTTTGCGTATCAATGAAACCGAGTATATCAAAACATTGTATCCGCCGGCTATTGTTGATGTATATTCTTATCGCGTAGCTAATCATATCTATGAAGGGCTTTTCAAGTTTGACCAAACCAACATGGAGGTCGTAAAATCATTGGCAGACACCTTTGAAATAGACCCAACCCAAACCATATATACCTTCCAACTGAAAAAGGGCGTATTTTTTCACGATGACCCTGCTTTTGAAGGCGGCAAAGGGCGCGAGCTTACTGCCGAAGATGTGAAATACTGCTTCACGCAATTGTGCACACAAAGTCCCGACAACCAGTCGTTCCACTTATTTGACGGCATCATCAAAGGGGCAAAAGAGTACTACAATGCCTCTGCCGGAGGGAAAAAGCCCGACTTTGAAGTAGAAGGCATCAAAGTTCTTGGTAAATACACAATTCAGTTGTTTTTAGAGAGGCCATACTCTTTGTTATTGTCCAATCTGGCGCGCAGCGGCGGTTTCATTTTCCCGCGCGAGGCCTACGAAAAATATGGCAACGAGATGAAGTTCAAAGCAGTCGGTACGGGGCCTTTCATACTGAAAAATATTGATGACAATAACTCTATCACCCTCAAACGCAATCCGAACTATCACAGAAAAGACCGTTTCGGCAATCAATTGCCATTATTGGACGGGGTGTACATACAGTTTATACGGGAAAAACGCACGGAATTTTTTGAGTTTAAGAAAGGCAATCTGGACATGATGTATCGCCTTCCTACCGATTACATCATTGAAATTTTGGAAGAAGCCGAATCAGACCCCGATGGCGGCATCAGCAAGTACACGCTGCAAAGAGAACCGGAAACCCAGACCCAATTTTACTCATTACTCAATATCCATCCGGTATTTAAAAACGTGAACGTGCGCAAAGCCTTCTCGTTTGCCATTGACCGCAAAGAAATTTTGGACAGAGTATTGAACGGAGAAGGCTATGAAGCAGGTTTGTACGGCCTTACGCCTCCATCGTTCCGCTGGTATGACATCCACAAAATCAAAGGTTACGACTTCAACAAAGATTCTGCCCTTTACTATATCGCCAAGGCCGGTTATCCGATGGGTAGAAACTTCCCCAAAATTACGCTTGACCTGAACCCCGAGGGCGAGCGCCATACGCTGGTTGCAACCGAAGTGCAGCGCCAACTCAAAGAAGTGCTTAATATAGACATTGACCTGAACGTAGTTACGCACTCCGATATTACCGACAAGTGCTTATCGGGCAATTACGCCATGATTCGCCTTTCATGGGTGGCGGACTTCCCAAGCCCTGAAAACTTCCTGTGGATGTTTTACAGCAAGCAATCCACTTTCAAAGCAGGAGAAAATACTTATCCGAATATCCCGCGCTACTACAATCCGAAGTTTAACGAAAACTACGAAAAAGCACTTGCTGCCCCCAATATAGAAGAGCAAACAAAATATTTTCAGGCGGCAGAGTCCATCATGATGCAAGATGCTCCGATTATCGTACTGTGGTATGACGAATGCTATCGCCTGTTGCAGCAGCATGTGGAAAACCTGCCCAATAACCCGATGCAATATCGCGATTTCAGCGAGGTGTATCTGAAACCCAAAGCGACCAACACTCAAAACAAAGAAGCAAAATAA
- a CDS encoding exodeoxyribonuclease III produces the protein MKIITYNVNGIRSAIKKDFLGWLAKEQPDILCLQEVKASPNQVDLAPFADMGYSPYWHEAEKKGYSGVAVFSKIAPVAVTYGMGHPKYDAEGRVIKFDLPDFSILNVYMPSGTTGEVRQQFKYEWLDDFKGYLQDLKQRQSGLLIGGDFNIAHRPIDIHNPVSNKKSSGFLPEERAWMDCLFNDGFVDLFRQFHNEPHRYTWWSTRANSRAKNLGWRIDYWVADTALRPRIADCDILQEAMHSDHCPVSVKINL, from the coding sequence ATGAAGATAATTACCTACAACGTCAATGGTATTCGTTCGGCCATCAAAAAAGATTTTCTTGGATGGCTGGCAAAGGAACAGCCCGATATTCTGTGTTTGCAAGAGGTAAAAGCCTCCCCCAATCAGGTTGATTTAGCCCCTTTTGCCGATATGGGATACAGCCCGTATTGGCACGAAGCGGAGAAGAAAGGGTACAGTGGAGTAGCTGTTTTTTCCAAAATAGCGCCTGTTGCCGTTACCTACGGTATGGGGCATCCGAAGTATGATGCAGAAGGAAGAGTAATAAAGTTTGATTTGCCCGACTTTTCCATCCTGAATGTTTACATGCCCTCCGGCACAACGGGAGAGGTGCGGCAGCAGTTCAAATACGAGTGGTTAGACGACTTCAAAGGCTATTTGCAGGATTTGAAGCAGCGCCAAAGCGGCCTGTTGATTGGCGGGGATTTCAACATTGCACACCGCCCCATTGATATCCACAATCCTGTGTCTAACAAGAAAAGCTCGGGTTTTCTTCCCGAAGAGCGCGCATGGATGGACTGCCTGTTCAATGACGGTTTTGTTGATTTGTTTCGCCAATTCCACAACGAGCCGCATCGCTACACATGGTGGAGCACACGAGCCAACTCGCGCGCCAAAAACTTAGGTTGGCGAATTGACTACTGGGTAGCCGATACCGCACTTCGGCCTCGCATTGCCGATTGCGATATTTTGCAAGAAGCGATGCACTCCGACCATTGTCCTGTTTCAGTAAAAATTAATCTCTGA
- a CDS encoding carboxymuconolactone decarboxylase family protein, translated as MGKIEEFNEYRSRMNERILSSDNLVIKRFFNLDTNAYAPGRLDVRTKEMIGLASSMVLRCDDCIKYHIGKCVEAGLSPEEIEEVFSIALLVGGSIVIPHLRRAVEYLDEFKQQAS; from the coding sequence ATGGGAAAAATTGAAGAATTCAACGAATATCGCAGCCGCATGAACGAGCGCATTTTGAGTTCGGACAATCTGGTTATCAAGCGGTTTTTCAATTTAGATACAAATGCCTATGCGCCCGGTCGTTTGGACGTGCGCACCAAAGAAATGATTGGACTGGCAAGTTCCATGGTGCTCCGTTGCGACGACTGCATCAAATATCACATCGGCAAGTGCGTAGAGGCCGGGCTCAGCCCCGAAGAGATAGAGGAAGTTTTTTCCATAGCCTTATTGGTGGGCGGCAGCATCGTTATTCCGCACCTGCGCCGCGCGGTAGAATATCTGGATGAGTTTAAGCAGCAAGCCTCATGA